Within Candidatus Cloacimonas sp., the genomic segment GTTTTTTGCCTTGGGCAGATTTTTGGGGGCATCAATAGAAATCATCACAACGGTAAGCGAATCATACTTTTCAGCCAAATTATTTAATTGCGGCATAGCATCTTTACAGGGTTTGCAGTAATCCGCCCAAAAATCAATAATAACAGGTCCTTTTCCTAAAAGTTCCAGTAAAGCCACATTTTTTCCTGCTGCATCAGGCAGTTTGAAATCGGGCATCACTTCTGCAAAAACAGAAGCGACCAAGAGCATCAGAATAAAGCAGGTAATCAGCTTTTTCATCGTGAACCTCCTTTTTTAACGGTAAGGGGATATTGTAAGCCACTATAAATTGTAGCGTTATTGGCAAAGGTCACAGGTGTTTTTTGGGCAAAAACTACTAAAGCGGCATCCTCAGGAATGGTCACATTAGCATCAAATGCAAAGGCAACAGCATTACTTAAATCCACAGCGCTTATATCAATTCGTTTTCTGCCTATAACTACATTAGTAAGATGTTCTCCTTCAGCATTTACTGCTGTGGAAACAAGGTCTATAACTGCCAGATTCAGAACCAATTCTGCCTGGTTGAAGGATACCGACAGAGGGGTAAGTTTAATGCTTCCGGAGATGTTTTTTCCTTCTACGGTAGCGCTTATTACCCT encodes:
- a CDS encoding TlpA disulfide reductase family protein, whose product is MKKLITCFILMLLVASVFAEVMPDFKLPDAAGKNVALLELLGKGPVIIDFWADYCKPCKDAMPQLNNLAEKYDSLTVVMISIDAPKNLPKAKNYLKSKNYKFITLFDSEKTLAKKLGVTNPPHTFMLNKQGEIVYSHIGYEPGVENEYEMHIRNLLGLKTDAE